The following proteins are co-located in the Haloplanus sp. HW8-1 genome:
- a CDS encoding helix-turn-helix domain-containing protein has protein sequence MPDSMSEQLRQDMECESLLECFHGLKDLDKQCFQILVNAEEPLTVDEVAEAVDRERSTAYRSIQRLRNAGFVQKEQVNYDNGGYYHVYLPTDPSVVADDMQRLLNDWYAKMGQLIQRFEDKYERGDVTSPVEG, from the coding sequence ATGCCAGATTCGATGTCCGAACAACTCCGACAGGACATGGAGTGTGAGAGTCTTCTCGAATGCTTCCATGGACTCAAGGATCTCGACAAGCAGTGCTTTCAGATCCTCGTTAATGCCGAGGAACCGCTCACCGTCGACGAAGTTGCAGAGGCCGTCGATCGGGAGCGTTCGACGGCGTATCGTTCGATTCAGCGGCTTCGCAACGCAGGATTCGTTCAGAAAGAACAGGTCAACTACGACAACGGAGGATACTATCACGTCTATTTGCCGACCGATCCCTCGGTGGTCGCCGACGACATGCAGCGACTGCTGAACGATTGGTATGCTAAAATGGGACAGCTCATCCAGCGATTCGAGGACAAGTACGAACGTGGTGATGTCACTTCGCCCGTCGAAGGATAA
- the ctaD gene encoding cytochrome c oxidase subunit I, whose amino-acid sequence MGVFLLIIAVWLARVENWRTYTSSGTGSTGTVQEHHREKPSGIIRWLTTVDHKDIGILYGVYSIIIFGLAGFSVLIMRIELLAPEQNIISPSLYNALMTSHGISMLILFGTPILAAFSNYFIPLLLGADDMAFPRVNAIAFWLLPPSALLVYAGFLVPTFPAAQTSWTMYTPLSIQQPSPAVDLMLLGLHLSGISVTMGAINFIATILTERAEKVTWANLDIFSWTVLTQSGLILFAFPLLGSALVMLLLDRNLGTTYFVVEGGGPLLWQHLFWFWGHPEVYILILPAMGFVSLILPRFAGRRLFGFKFVVYSTLAIGVLSFGVWAHHMFSTGMDPRLRASFMAVSLAIAVPTAVKTFNWMTTLWNGQLRLAAPMLFCIGFIANLIIGGVTGVFLASIPVDLLLHDTYYVVGHFHYFLMGGTVFAVYSAIYYWFPLVSGRMYQRTLARWHFWLSMVGVNVTFFAMIILGYGGMPRRYATYLPQFTSLHQIATLGAVIITLGQLVWLYNMVTSWMEGPKADPDPWDLDGTRLKTAEWEWFERKRELAIADGGETADEGE is encoded by the coding sequence ATGGGTGTGTTCCTCTTGATCATCGCCGTGTGGCTTGCCCGAGTCGAGAACTGGCGAACGTACACATCCTCGGGCACCGGTAGCACTGGTACCGTTCAAGAGCACCACCGCGAAAAGCCATCAGGAATCATCCGCTGGCTGACTACCGTCGATCACAAGGACATCGGGATTCTCTACGGTGTGTACTCAATCATTATTTTCGGACTCGCGGGCTTCAGCGTGCTAATCATGCGAATCGAGTTACTGGCCCCCGAGCAAAACATCATTTCGCCCTCACTGTACAATGCACTAATGACGAGCCACGGAATCTCGATGCTCATCCTGTTCGGGACGCCGATCCTGGCGGCCTTCTCGAATTATTTCATTCCACTGCTCCTCGGGGCCGACGACATGGCATTCCCGAGAGTCAACGCCATCGCGTTCTGGTTGCTTCCACCATCTGCTTTGTTAGTGTACGCCGGCTTTCTGGTTCCGACGTTCCCGGCCGCACAAACCTCTTGGACCATGTACACCCCGTTGTCGATCCAACAGCCGAGTCCGGCTGTCGATCTCATGCTTCTCGGACTCCACCTCTCCGGAATTAGCGTGACGATGGGGGCGATCAATTTCATCGCGACGATCCTCACCGAACGTGCGGAAAAGGTGACGTGGGCAAACTTGGATATCTTTTCGTGGACCGTCCTCACTCAGTCTGGGCTCATCCTCTTTGCATTCCCGTTGCTCGGAAGTGCGCTCGTTATGTTACTCCTCGACCGAAACCTCGGGACGACATACTTCGTCGTCGAGGGGGGTGGACCGCTCCTCTGGCAACATCTCTTCTGGTTCTGGGGGCACCCGGAAGTCTATATTCTCATCCTGCCGGCGATGGGATTCGTGAGCCTGATCCTTCCGCGATTCGCGGGGCGACGGCTCTTCGGTTTCAAATTCGTCGTGTACTCGACCCTCGCGATCGGTGTCCTCTCCTTTGGCGTCTGGGCGCATCACATGTTCTCGACGGGAATGGATCCACGATTGCGCGCCTCGTTCATGGCCGTCTCACTCGCGATTGCAGTCCCCACGGCGGTAAAGACGTTCAATTGGATGACGACACTCTGGAACGGACAACTGCGACTCGCGGCCCCGATGCTGTTCTGCATCGGCTTCATCGCTAATCTCATTATTGGCGGGGTAACGGGCGTGTTCCTCGCGTCGATCCCGGTTGACCTCCTCCTCCACGACACCTACTACGTCGTCGGTCACTTCCACTACTTCCTCATGGGGGGGACCGTGTTCGCGGTCTACAGTGCGATTTACTACTGGTTCCCACTCGTCTCGGGACGCATGTACCAGCGGACACTCGCGAGGTGGCACTTCTGGTTGAGCATGGTTGGAGTCAACGTGACGTTTTTCGCGATGATCATACTCGGATACGGCGGGATGCCACGCCGGTACGCGACGTACCTTCCGCAGTTCACGTCACTTCATCAGATCGCCACGCTTGGGGCTGTTATCATCACGCTCGGACAACTGGTGTGGTTGTATAATATGGTCACCTCGTGGATGGAAGGGCCAAAAGCCGATCCGGACCCGTGGGATCTCGACGGAACGAGGCTCAAAACGGCGGAGTGGGAGTGGTTCGAGCGAAAACGTGAGCTAGCAATAGCCGACGGTGGTGAGACAGCCGACGAGGGCGAGTAA
- a CDS encoding sulfurtransferase: MHPDDTSDNSTDLPKDDPEREPETTHSKEALVSPQWVADRLDQFQSDDTAFRLVEVDVNREFYRDGHAPGACELDWETDLQSETWRDIPSPDEFGQLMRDHGIANDTTVVVYGDNSNWFATHLYWQFTMYGHDDVRVMDGGREYWMEQGFPTTQEVPSFPTAEYTVREVDESHRAFRSDVYEALDSETMLIDVRMPEEYRGELIAPPGIDETAQRAGHIPGAINVLWADNVDSNGRFKPPQRLRELYASHSVTPDDDVIAYCRIGERSSITWFALHELLGYESVRNYDGSWTEWGNLIRAPIASGKEE, translated from the coding sequence ATGCATCCAGACGACACATCAGATAACAGCACGGATCTTCCGAAGGACGACCCGGAACGAGAACCGGAGACGACACATTCGAAAGAAGCCCTCGTCTCACCCCAGTGGGTCGCCGATCGACTCGATCAATTCCAAAGTGACGATACGGCCTTCCGACTCGTTGAGGTCGATGTCAACCGGGAGTTCTATCGAGACGGGCACGCTCCAGGTGCGTGTGAACTCGACTGGGAGACCGATCTTCAGAGCGAGACGTGGCGTGATATCCCGAGTCCGGACGAATTCGGGCAACTTATGCGCGATCACGGCATCGCAAATGACACCACTGTCGTCGTCTACGGCGACAACTCGAACTGGTTCGCGACACACCTGTACTGGCAGTTCACCATGTATGGCCACGACGATGTGCGGGTGATGGATGGTGGTCGCGAATACTGGATGGAGCAGGGGTTTCCGACGACTCAGGAGGTTCCATCCTTCCCGACAGCGGAGTACACCGTTCGTGAAGTAGACGAGTCACATCGTGCGTTTCGAAGCGACGTGTACGAGGCACTTGACTCCGAGACGATGCTTATCGATGTCAGGATGCCGGAAGAGTACCGCGGAGAGCTAATAGCTCCACCTGGCATCGATGAGACGGCACAGCGCGCCGGCCACATCCCGGGCGCCATCAACGTTCTCTGGGCGGACAACGTCGATTCAAACGGTCGATTCAAGCCGCCACAACGATTGCGGGAACTGTATGCATCCCACAGTGTGACGCCCGATGATGACGTTATTGCGTACTGTCGGATCGGCGAACGATCATCGATTACGTGGTTTGCCCTTCACGAACTGCTCGGGTATGAGTCGGTGCGGAACTACGACGGATCGTGGACCGAATGGGGGAATTTGATTCGGGCCCCAATCGCCTCCGGGAAGGAAGAATGA
- a CDS encoding helix-turn-helix domain-containing protein yields the protein MREFLFSLVYSSGIDAYMDAFIENESLLSEAVISCLDSDKFWRIERVTGEPEALDRLDSLLLDETLDRESISTRACRSTRQHSLLEADNRSRVVYTLLSDVSYCDAVPFIAVQYLTGGTVFEVVREQREARWRILMQNDEKIGMVYDTLGARLADGIEFEFGHLEDATGWQNELLSSRQVRSEQQQVLELAVDRGYFETPREVTLDELADELDIPRSTVSYRLRRATAELAKGYVEEEY from the coding sequence ATGCGCGAATTTCTCTTTTCTCTGGTCTACTCCTCGGGCATTGACGCATATATGGATGCCTTCATCGAAAACGAGTCACTCCTCTCCGAAGCGGTCATCTCGTGTCTCGACAGCGATAAGTTCTGGCGAATAGAGCGGGTGACAGGTGAGCCCGAGGCACTCGACCGGCTTGACTCGCTGTTGCTTGACGAGACGCTCGACCGCGAGTCGATCAGCACTCGCGCGTGTCGGAGTACCCGACAGCACAGCCTGCTCGAAGCAGACAATCGCTCCCGAGTCGTCTACACACTCCTCTCGGACGTATCGTACTGTGATGCAGTCCCGTTCATCGCGGTTCAATACCTCACGGGGGGCACCGTCTTCGAAGTTGTTCGTGAACAGAGGGAAGCACGATGGCGAATTCTCATGCAGAACGACGAAAAAATCGGGATGGTATACGATACTCTCGGCGCACGACTCGCTGACGGAATCGAGTTCGAGTTTGGACACCTCGAGGATGCGACGGGATGGCAAAACGAACTCCTCTCGTCACGGCAGGTCCGGAGCGAACAACAGCAGGTTCTGGAACTGGCCGTCGACAGGGGATACTTTGAGACCCCCCGCGAGGTGACACTTGACGAACTCGCTGACGAACTTGACATACCTCGGTCGACGGTTTCGTACCGACTGCGCCGAGCGACTGCCGAACTGGCGAAGGGATACGTCGAGGAGGAATACTAA
- a CDS encoding MBL fold metallo-hydrolase → MDPDDFPTPDEPIDELSAADLKSRIDAGEDVTILDTRVEGDFEEWRIDGDSVDIENIPYYEFLDELDDDLLDRVPEGNPLVVLCAKGGASEYVAGLLQEAGRDVVHLQDGMNGWARLYERLEIEEYDGPGTVYQYQRPSSGCLAYLVVSDGEAAVIDPLRAFTDRYLDDATELDATLKYAIDTHIHADHVSGVRELDDEGVRGVIPAAAVDRGVTYADIIETVEDGDVLSVGEVDIEVVYTPGHTTGMTSYLVGDSLLATGDGLFIESVARPDLEEGDEGAPDAARMLYESLQERVLTLPDETLVAGAHFSDAAEPAADGTYTAPLGDLKERMDALSMDEEAFVELILSDMPPRPGNYEDIIATNLGQQTADDDEAFELELGPNNCAASQESLAGD, encoded by the coding sequence ATGGACCCAGACGACTTCCCGACGCCCGACGAACCGATCGACGAGCTGTCGGCTGCGGACCTCAAGAGCCGAATCGACGCGGGTGAGGACGTGACCATTCTGGACACGCGTGTCGAGGGTGACTTCGAGGAGTGGAGAATCGACGGCGACTCGGTCGACATCGAGAATATCCCGTACTACGAGTTCTTGGACGAACTCGACGACGATCTGCTGGACCGCGTGCCCGAGGGCAATCCGCTGGTCGTCCTCTGTGCGAAGGGTGGGGCCAGCGAGTACGTCGCCGGCCTGTTGCAGGAGGCGGGACGAGACGTGGTCCACCTGCAGGACGGCATGAACGGGTGGGCGCGGCTGTACGAGCGACTGGAAATCGAGGAGTACGACGGCCCCGGCACGGTGTATCAGTACCAGCGGCCATCGTCCGGTTGTCTCGCGTACCTCGTCGTCTCGGACGGCGAGGCGGCGGTGATCGACCCGCTCCGGGCCTTCACCGATCGCTACCTCGATGACGCAACCGAGCTGGATGCGACACTGAAGTACGCCATCGACACGCACATCCACGCGGACCACGTCAGCGGCGTCCGTGAACTGGACGACGAGGGCGTTCGCGGCGTCATCCCGGCGGCTGCCGTCGACCGTGGCGTGACGTACGCCGACATCATCGAGACGGTCGAAGACGGCGACGTGCTCTCTGTGGGCGAGGTTGACATCGAGGTAGTCTACACGCCCGGGCACACGACCGGCATGACCTCGTACCTCGTCGGCGACAGCCTGCTCGCGACCGGCGACGGGCTCTTCATCGAGAGCGTCGCCCGACCGGACCTCGAGGAGGGTGACGAGGGAGCGCCCGACGCGGCTCGGATGCTCTACGAGTCGCTCCAGGAACGGGTGCTCACTCTCCCTGACGAGACGCTCGTCGCCGGCGCACACTTCAGCGACGCTGCCGAACCCGCTGCCGACGGGACGTACACCGCACCGCTCGGTGATCTGAAAGAGCGGATGGACGCGCTGTCGATGGACGAGGAGGCGTTCGTCGAACTCATCCTCTCGGACATGCCGCCTCGCCCCGGCAACTACGAGGACATCATCGCCACGAACCTCGGCCAGCAGACGGCCGACGACGACGAGGCGTTCGAACTCGAACTCGGCCCGAACAACTGCGCGGCCAGTCAGGAGTCGCTCGCCGGCGACTGA
- a CDS encoding DUF1641 domain-containing protein has product MSEHSSLTDEAADADAELDRIRARVAANADDLVALLDLLAAVRGLSTDLVPEARTAVTENREPLADLRTSLEREETLVLLQRVGDNAETLADLLDLLDVTRDLAADLVPELRTVAVENRSEIEQLRLAFEREETLTLLRRLGQNTETFLDLLTLLDVTGSVLSDFVPADDDELARLEADLERLEAAFEREPTLQAIETLGENMETVVGLGYLLEGFGDATGRSPREYYELGEQLGRAVDVAERASDPAVLDVVDAGAGAIADGDIDRRVGLRGLIGAFRNDDVQRSLGMLVEAAERIGATRAPDDEE; this is encoded by the coding sequence ATGAGTGAACATTCCTCTCTGACGGATGAGGCGGCGGACGCAGACGCAGAACTCGATCGCATCCGTGCGCGAGTCGCCGCGAACGCGGACGATCTCGTCGCGCTGCTGGATTTGCTCGCTGCGGTGCGAGGTCTGAGCACCGACCTCGTCCCCGAGGCACGGACGGCGGTCACGGAGAACCGCGAGCCACTTGCCGACCTCCGGACCTCGCTCGAACGCGAGGAGACGCTCGTTTTGCTCCAGCGGGTCGGCGACAATGCCGAGACACTCGCCGACTTACTCGACCTGCTCGACGTGACACGTGATCTCGCAGCGGACCTCGTTCCCGAGTTGCGGACGGTCGCCGTGGAGAACCGGAGCGAGATCGAACAGTTGCGCCTCGCGTTCGAACGCGAGGAAACGCTGACGCTGCTTCGTCGCCTCGGTCAGAACACGGAGACGTTTCTTGACCTGCTGACCCTCCTCGACGTGACCGGGAGCGTCCTTTCGGACTTCGTCCCGGCCGATGACGACGAACTCGCGCGCCTCGAGGCCGATCTCGAGCGTCTCGAAGCGGCGTTCGAGCGCGAACCGACCCTCCAAGCCATCGAAACGCTCGGCGAGAACATGGAGACGGTCGTTGGCCTCGGCTACCTCCTCGAGGGATTTGGCGACGCGACCGGCCGATCCCCACGCGAGTACTACGAACTGGGCGAACAACTCGGCCGCGCCGTCGATGTCGCGGAACGGGCGAGTGATCCCGCAGTACTCGATGTCGTCGACGCGGGCGCAGGAGCGATCGCGGACGGAGACATCGACCGCCGGGTCGGTCTTCGGGGGCTGATCGGCGCGTTTAGAAACGACGACGTGCAGCGCTCGCTCGGAATGCTCGTGGAGGCTGCAGAACGAATCGGTGCGACCCGTGCTCCCGACGACGAAGAGTGA
- a CDS encoding NAD(P)/FAD-dependent oxidoreductase, protein MTTTTRPNVLILGGGAGGTMTANMLRRRLDANITVVDRDATHRYQPSYYLIPFGYMDLADNKRAERSLLHDEVRFVEDTVEAIDPDDRTVTGEGGTYEYDYLVVSVGNSLRPDHVDGMVEGWERTDSVFPFYHAAAAEALGDAVDDFEGGTFLVTVPDTPIKCGGAPLKLAMLMEEYLRERGVREDAEVVMTKPGPHVFGTGPKAPYQERIEEIWAERDITFVPNFTVDSVDYEAGVVHSEEGDELEYDLYAPVPPQHGHEFLVERSPLTNGGEYVDVDDHTLQHRTFDDVFAVGDCADVPTSRTASAARKQTHVVADNIERSIAGRDLIADYDGYTACPILVEKGKAMIAEFDYESPISAPVVSRLNWILDINVIPSLYWNVWMRGYDPVP, encoded by the coding sequence ATGACAACGACAACCCGACCGAACGTGCTGATACTGGGCGGCGGGGCTGGTGGGACGATGACGGCGAACATGCTCCGACGGCGACTCGACGCGAACATCACCGTCGTCGATCGAGACGCGACCCACCGATACCAGCCGTCGTACTACCTCATCCCGTTCGGCTACATGGATCTGGCCGACAACAAGCGAGCGGAGCGGAGCTTGCTCCACGACGAGGTGCGGTTCGTGGAGGACACCGTGGAAGCCATCGATCCCGACGACCGAACGGTCACCGGGGAGGGTGGAACGTACGAGTACGACTACCTCGTCGTCAGCGTCGGCAACAGCCTCAGACCCGACCACGTCGATGGAATGGTCGAAGGCTGGGAACGAACCGACTCCGTGTTCCCTTTCTATCACGCCGCCGCAGCTGAGGCACTCGGGGACGCCGTTGACGACTTCGAGGGCGGAACCTTCCTCGTGACCGTCCCGGACACGCCGATCAAATGTGGCGGCGCGCCGCTGAAACTCGCCATGCTGATGGAGGAGTACCTCCGCGAGCGGGGCGTCCGCGAAGACGCCGAAGTGGTGATGACCAAGCCCGGCCCGCACGTGTTCGGGACCGGCCCGAAGGCACCGTATCAAGAACGGATCGAGGAGATCTGGGCCGAGCGCGACATCACGTTCGTCCCCAACTTCACTGTCGACTCGGTCGATTATGAGGCGGGTGTCGTCCACTCCGAAGAGGGCGACGAACTCGAATACGACCTCTACGCCCCCGTGCCGCCACAGCACGGCCACGAATTCCTCGTTGAGCGGTCGCCGCTCACGAACGGCGGGGAATACGTCGACGTCGACGATCACACGCTACAGCACCGGACGTTCGACGACGTGTTCGCCGTCGGCGACTGCGCGGACGTTCCAACGTCGCGAACCGCCTCGGCGGCCCGAAAACAGACCCACGTCGTCGCCGACAACATCGAGCGATCGATCGCTGGCCGCGACCTCATCGCGGACTACGACGGGTACACCGCCTGTCCGATCCTCGTCGAGAAAGGGAAAGCGATGATCGCCGAGTTCGACTACGAGTCACCCATCTCGGCACCCGTCGTCAGCCGACTGAACTGGATTCTCGACATCAACGTCATCCCGTCACTGTACTGGAACGTCTGGATGCGCGGCTACGACCCAGTGCCATGA
- a CDS encoding DUF1641 domain-containing protein, whose product MSATDEVGDVPPEVIDAIAENPEAVAAVLERSGQLSSMLDALALVEDALDDRMVEDLTGDATTLGLAAAELADDGTVELGRAVGANGADLADALDRVATLQRTGTLDRLFEVADTLALLTDAADDEMIESTVARGTALSEVATTAADDDVKRGIERLLDGVGDATNEGSEPLGPLGLVRALRDPEVQAGVGFLVAVARGIGTDGAADS is encoded by the coding sequence ATGAGCGCGACCGACGAAGTGGGGGACGTTCCCCCGGAGGTGATCGACGCCATCGCCGAGAACCCCGAGGCGGTCGCGGCGGTGCTCGAACGATCGGGACAGCTCTCGTCCATGCTCGACGCGCTGGCGCTCGTCGAGGACGCCCTCGACGACCGGATGGTCGAGGATTTGACAGGGGACGCGACGACGCTCGGTCTGGCGGCCGCCGAACTTGCCGACGACGGCACCGTCGAACTGGGACGCGCCGTCGGCGCGAACGGTGCCGACCTCGCGGACGCCCTCGACCGGGTCGCAACCCTCCAGCGGACCGGGACGCTCGACCGTCTCTTCGAGGTGGCCGACACGCTCGCGCTCCTGACGGACGCGGCAGATGATGAAATGATCGAGTCGACGGTTGCCCGCGGCACTGCGCTGAGCGAAGTCGCAACGACGGCGGCAGACGACGACGTGAAACGCGGGATCGAGCGTCTCCTCGACGGCGTCGGCGACGCCACCAACGAGGGAAGCGAGCCACTTGGACCGCTTGGCCTCGTCCGCGCGCTTCGCGACCCCGAGGTGCAAGCTGGCGTCGGCTTCCTCGTCGCTGTCGCGCGCGGAATCGGCACCGACGGGGCCGCCGACTCGTGA
- a CDS encoding NAD(P)/FAD-dependent oxidoreductase — translation MTERIVIVGAGTGGIVLANNLAEELATEIDAGDIEVQLVNDGEDHVYKPTWLYVPFGEKTLADATRPLVDLVDDRIDLTIDRVDGVDTDDKTVSLAGAGVDESYDHLVLAMGAQVTPEETPGLAEGGHHFYGPEGAAALRDELAEFTEGHLVVSVVGVPHMCPVAPLEFALMADAWFRDRGLREDVDITYTYPIGRAHGIESVAEWAGPLMDGRDVEVETFFNAERVDPDTKTIHTVEGRELDYDLLVAIPPHDGSDLVREAGLGDDGWVDVDPNTLEARGADDVYALGDVADLPTSKAGSAAHYAAGALADRLASIARGERPTAEYDGKTVCFIESGTDEATYIAFDYEESPTPKPPSKLIHWSKLGYNRSYWLTARGVL, via the coding sequence ATGACCGAACGCATCGTGATCGTCGGGGCGGGCACGGGTGGTATCGTCCTCGCAAACAACTTGGCTGAGGAACTCGCGACGGAGATCGACGCGGGGGACATCGAAGTACAACTCGTCAACGACGGCGAGGATCACGTCTACAAGCCGACATGGCTGTACGTCCCCTTCGGGGAGAAGACGCTCGCCGACGCGACCCGACCGCTCGTCGATCTCGTCGACGACCGGATCGATCTGACTATCGACCGAGTTGACGGAGTCGACACCGACGACAAGACCGTCTCGCTCGCGGGGGCAGGTGTCGACGAGTCGTACGACCACCTCGTGCTCGCGATGGGCGCACAGGTGACGCCCGAGGAGACCCCCGGACTGGCGGAGGGTGGACACCACTTCTACGGACCGGAGGGCGCCGCAGCGCTCCGCGACGAACTCGCCGAGTTCACCGAGGGGCATCTCGTCGTCTCCGTCGTCGGCGTCCCACATATGTGTCCGGTCGCGCCGCTCGAGTTCGCGCTGATGGCCGACGCTTGGTTCCGTGATCGTGGCCTGCGCGAGGACGTGGATATCACGTACACCTATCCGATCGGTCGCGCCCACGGCATCGAGTCGGTCGCCGAGTGGGCGGGACCACTCATGGACGGCCGTGATGTCGAGGTGGAGACGTTCTTCAACGCCGAGCGGGTCGACCCCGATACGAAGACGATCCACACAGTCGAAGGACGGGAACTGGACTACGACCTGCTCGTCGCTATTCCGCCTCACGACGGGAGCGATCTGGTGCGGGAGGCGGGCCTCGGCGACGACGGGTGGGTCGACGTCGACCCGAACACGCTCGAAGCGCGCGGCGCCGACGACGTCTACGCGCTCGGCGACGTGGCGGATCTCCCGACGAGCAAGGCCGGGAGCGCCGCCCACTACGCGGCCGGGGCGCTTGCGGACCGGCTCGCGAGCATCGCCCGCGGCGAACGTCCGACCGCCGAGTACGACGGCAAGACCGTCTGTTTCATCGAGAGCGGGACGGACGAGGCGACGTATATCGCCTTCGACTACGAGGAGTCGCCCACGCCGAAACCCCCCTCGAAGCTCATCCACTGGTCGAAGCTCGGCTACAACCGCTCGTACTGGCTCACTGCCCGCGGGGTGTTGTGA
- a CDS encoding sulfurtransferase TusA family protein yields MSETDERADVTVDAVGSSCPGPLMDLIGKMKSVESGTVVELLSSNEGTEKDLTEWTEQSGHELVDIVDHGDHQSYYVRKR; encoded by the coding sequence ATGTCCGAAACTGACGAGCGAGCGGATGTCACGGTCGATGCGGTCGGCTCGTCCTGCCCCGGTCCACTGATGGACCTCATCGGCAAGATGAAATCGGTCGAGTCGGGGACGGTCGTCGAACTCCTCAGTTCGAACGAGGGGACCGAGAAGGACCTCACCGAGTGGACCGAACAGTCGGGGCACGAACTGGTCGACATCGTCGATCACGGTGACCACCAGTCGTACTACGTCCGAAAACGATGA
- a CDS encoding DUF7512 family protein: protein MFGIETLSGNAQAAVLVGLVLVEAAILYLGYGALERLTGLYVVGMLRGK from the coding sequence ATGTTCGGAATCGAGACGCTCTCGGGGAACGCACAGGCCGCCGTACTCGTCGGTCTCGTGTTAGTCGAGGCCGCGATCCTCTATCTGGGATACGGGGCACTCGAACGACTCACAGGACTGTACGTGGTCGGAATGCTCCGGGGGAAATGA
- a CDS encoding sulfite exporter TauE/SafE family protein, with protein MMELLGISVALLGMFAGFGLLIGILFGFFGMGGSFLVTPALLVMGYEPNVAVGSGLAFVFGTSVIATLKHRDLGQVDYKLGVSMIVGTTLGIEVGKLGLEYLQHIGLADSVVSVAYVALLGGIGVFVTREALRDGDGGLSHDVEDADGDDHDIPDIAKRIQSYRIPPMISLRGGITVSLWMVLLVAFFTGLLSGFLGVGGGFIRMPALFYAIGVPVPVAVGTDLFEIVFSGGIGSFLYAQSGAVDLSIVAPLLAGSALGARMGAAATSLVDEDGIKIYFGVMLLLGALAVAIRQIGNFLGIDVLNVVSLVVIVGAALLVAGAVVLSSIRELRTEAEPEAVTSTSD; from the coding sequence ATGATGGAACTACTCGGTATCAGCGTCGCGTTGCTCGGGATGTTCGCCGGCTTCGGCCTCCTCATCGGCATCCTGTTCGGCTTCTTCGGGATGGGCGGGTCCTTCCTCGTTACCCCTGCCCTCCTGGTGATGGGGTACGAACCGAACGTCGCGGTCGGGTCCGGACTGGCCTTCGTCTTCGGGACGAGCGTCATCGCCACCCTGAAACACCGCGACCTGGGGCAGGTCGACTACAAACTCGGCGTGTCGATGATCGTCGGCACGACCCTCGGCATCGAAGTCGGGAAACTCGGGCTGGAGTATCTCCAGCACATCGGTCTCGCCGACAGCGTCGTGAGCGTCGCGTACGTTGCCCTGCTGGGCGGTATCGGCGTCTTCGTCACTCGCGAGGCGCTCCGTGACGGGGACGGTGGCCTCAGTCACGATGTCGAGGACGCCGACGGTGACGACCACGACATTCCCGACATCGCGAAGCGGATTCAGTCGTATCGCATCCCGCCGATGATCTCGCTGCGAGGCGGTATCACCGTCTCGTTGTGGATGGTGCTTCTCGTCGCCTTCTTCACTGGCCTGCTCTCCGGCTTCCTGGGCGTGGGTGGCGGCTTCATCCGTATGCCCGCGCTCTTCTACGCCATCGGCGTCCCCGTCCCCGTCGCCGTCGGCACCGACCTCTTCGAAATCGTCTTCTCCGGCGGCATCGGGTCGTTCCTCTACGCGCAGTCCGGGGCGGTCGATCTCTCCATCGTGGCGCCACTTCTCGCCGGGAGCGCCCTCGGCGCTCGCATGGGCGCCGCCGCGACGAGCCTCGTCGACGAGGACGGAATCAAGATCTACTTCGGCGTGATGCTCCTTCTCGGTGCCCTCGCTGTCGCGATCCGACAGATCGGGAACTTCCTCGGGATCGACGTGCTCAACGTGGTCAGCTTGGTCGTCATCGTCGGCGCGGCGCTCCTCGTCGCCGGTGCCGTGGTCCTCAGCAGCATCCGTGAACTTCGGACCGAGGCCGAACCGGAAGCCGTCACGTCGACGAGCGACTGA